A stretch of Chitinophaga caeni DNA encodes these proteins:
- a CDS encoding PorP/SprF family type IX secretion system membrane protein, translated as MRNKIIIVVLAFCVFVPALAKAQVDPHFSQYYAYPLWLNPGLTGVVDGDYRLNGNYRTQWNNFGKPFSTAGVSFDAPTAKNLGLGVNVLNMSAGDAGYNYLNAMASIAYNGVKLGRNQTSQFSFGVQAGIINRRIDQSKLQFGSQYNPVIGFDPNMISGENLGRTSSTVFDVNAGVMFFDGNPNHTVNPFVGVAAAHLTQPEDPFLEADNGDRKLPVRYVAHGGMRIKVSDMLNITPTGLYMRQGNAEEIVGGAYAQILVNPMCDVLLGANYRWKDCVIPFAGARYQHFTLGLSYDANTSNLRRLVNGSNSFEVSLSYVFRKKRIFDPEYFICPRL; from the coding sequence ATGAGAAACAAAATCATCATTGTAGTGCTTGCGTTCTGTGTATTTGTGCCGGCGCTTGCCAAAGCACAGGTAGACCCGCATTTTTCCCAGTACTACGCTTACCCCCTATGGTTGAACCCTGGCCTTACAGGTGTTGTGGACGGTGATTATAGGTTAAATGGAAATTACAGGACGCAATGGAACAACTTCGGCAAACCATTTTCTACTGCCGGTGTGTCGTTTGATGCTCCCACTGCAAAAAATCTCGGCCTCGGTGTAAATGTTCTGAACATGTCTGCTGGGGACGCCGGGTATAATTATCTAAATGCAATGGCTAGCATTGCCTATAACGGCGTGAAGTTGGGGCGAAACCAAACCAGCCAGTTTTCATTTGGTGTACAAGCCGGTATTATCAACCGCAGGATCGACCAAAGCAAATTGCAATTTGGTAGCCAGTACAATCCTGTGATCGGCTTCGATCCGAATATGATCAGCGGTGAAAACTTGGGAAGGACTTCTTCTACCGTGTTCGATGTAAATGCGGGGGTCATGTTCTTCGACGGTAATCCCAACCATACGGTGAATCCTTTTGTTGGAGTTGCCGCCGCACATCTTACCCAACCGGAAGATCCATTCTTAGAGGCAGATAACGGCGACCGTAAATTGCCGGTACGTTACGTGGCACATGGTGGTATGAGGATCAAGGTAAGCGATATGTTAAATATTACTCCCACGGGTTTGTATATGCGGCAGGGAAATGCGGAAGAGATCGTGGGTGGCGCCTATGCGCAGATATTAGTAAACCCGATGTGCGACGTGTTGCTAGGAGCGAATTACCGCTGGAAGGATTGTGTTATACCTTTTGCCGGCGCCCGTTATCAACATTTCACACTCGGCTTAAGCTATGATGCTAATACCTCTAACCTGAGACGATTAGTGAACGGGAGTAACAGTTTCGAAGTATCACTTTCTTACGTGTTCCGTAAGAAAAGAATCTTCGACCCGGAATATTTCATCTGTCCTAGACTCTAG
- a CDS encoding S1/P1 nuclease — MHKLINFKKTIILVLILVLGSNTYAWGPTGHRVVAEIANRHLSSRAKKAIAGIIGNESLAMIANWPDFIKSDTTNKYKHTSPWHYVDFPGHISRETFDEMIREDKAQGELYKQTLAMIEQLKNPASSKEEKRFALSFLVHMIGDMHQPLHVGHDEDQGGNKISVKWFDKPTNLHRVWDEHLIDFQQLSYTEYTNWLDRSPLSTIKTIQGGSITDWLFESHLIADKIYDRTKDGDQLSYRYNYIFVNDLNNQLLKGGLRLAKVLNDIYK, encoded by the coding sequence GCACAAATTGATCAATTTTAAGAAAACAATTATACTGGTATTGATCCTGGTATTAGGCAGTAATACATATGCATGGGGCCCAACGGGGCATCGGGTGGTTGCAGAGATTGCCAATAGGCATTTAAGTTCCCGGGCAAAAAAAGCGATTGCCGGCATCATCGGAAACGAAAGCTTGGCGATGATTGCCAACTGGCCCGATTTCATAAAATCCGATACTACTAACAAATACAAGCATACTTCCCCCTGGCATTATGTGGACTTCCCCGGCCACATATCCAGGGAAACTTTTGATGAGATGATCCGTGAGGATAAAGCGCAAGGCGAGTTGTACAAGCAAACCCTTGCCATGATCGAGCAACTAAAAAATCCTGCCTCCAGTAAAGAAGAAAAAAGGTTTGCATTGAGTTTCTTGGTACACATGATAGGGGATATGCACCAACCGTTACATGTTGGTCATGATGAAGATCAAGGCGGTAATAAGATTAGTGTGAAATGGTTTGACAAACCCACGAACCTCCACCGTGTTTGGGACGAACACTTAATTGATTTCCAACAGCTTAGTTATACAGAATACACAAATTGGCTGGATCGCTCACCATTATCAACAATTAAAACGATACAAGGAGGAAGCATTACAGACTGGTTATTCGAATCGCATTTAATAGCCGATAAAATTTATGATCGCACCAAGGATGGGGATCAATTGAGTTACCGTTACAATTACATCTTTGTAAACGACCTCAATAACCAACTTTTGAAAGGTGGATTAAGGTTAGCGAAGGTGCTGAATGACATTTATAAATAA
- a CDS encoding PfkB family carbohydrate kinase has product MSLTVVGSMAFDEIETPFGKSGKIIGGSATYIAWAASNFLDSVNQVSVIGEDFPKDELDELSKKGVQLEGVQMKQGEKSFYWAGRYHMDMNTRDTLATELNVLADFDPMIPDSYQSSEFLILGNLTPQVQKSVIEQFKVRPKLIVMDTMNFWMETALSDLLEVIKMVDVLLVNDSEARQLTGEYSLVKAAKKILTMGPKYLIIKKGEHGALLFSENHVFFAPAMPLDDVFDPTGAGDTFAGGFIGHIARTKDISFENMKTAIIVGSAMASFCVEQFGVKRLRGITRDDISERLDQFVQLVNFDIDLV; this is encoded by the coding sequence ATGTCGCTGACTGTTGTAGGCTCTATGGCGTTCGATGAAATTGAAACGCCCTTTGGAAAATCTGGTAAAATTATTGGGGGTTCTGCTACTTATATTGCTTGGGCTGCATCGAATTTCTTGGATAGTGTGAATCAAGTCTCCGTAATCGGGGAGGATTTCCCCAAGGATGAGCTTGATGAGCTTTCAAAGAAGGGGGTTCAACTGGAAGGTGTGCAAATGAAGCAGGGTGAAAAAAGCTTCTATTGGGCAGGCCGTTACCATATGGATATGAACACCAGGGATACTTTGGCTACAGAGCTCAATGTTTTGGCTGATTTTGACCCGATGATACCCGACAGTTACCAGTCCAGCGAATTTCTCATCCTGGGTAACCTTACCCCGCAGGTGCAGAAAAGCGTGATCGAACAGTTTAAGGTTCGTCCGAAATTGATCGTGATGGATACGATGAACTTTTGGATGGAAACGGCACTTAGCGATCTATTAGAAGTCATCAAAATGGTGGATGTATTGTTGGTGAATGATAGCGAAGCCCGTCAATTAACCGGGGAATATTCATTAGTGAAGGCTGCGAAGAAGATCCTTACCATGGGTCCCAAATACCTTATCATTAAGAAAGGGGAACATGGAGCGCTATTATTTAGTGAAAATCACGTGTTCTTTGCTCCTGCTATGCCTTTGGATGATGTTTTTGATCCAACGGGGGCCGGCGATACGTTTGCCGGTGGATTTATCGGTCATATTGCCCGCACCAAGGATATTTCTTTTGAAAATATGAAGACGGCAATAATCGTTGGTTCCGCGATGGCGTCTTTTTGTGTAGAACAGTTCGGTGTGAAGCGTTTACGCGGAATTACACGCGATGATATCAGCGAAAGATTAGATCAATTTGTACAGCTTGTGAATTTTGATATAGATCTTGTATAA
- a CDS encoding OmpA family protein, whose translation MKKFTFLFVISLVIVNAALAQYVADYRRTADVYYMNKDFYSAAQYYNKALNTFDTKEAKFIPYVVDKSSRKEKKKVKDYEEVKYRLAESYRHYYDYASAEKWYASIINDNATEAVAMFPLIRYQYAVCLRALGRYDEALQQFKQFKEEYKGYDDYSTQALVEIATCEFAVEEMKKTPRFTVMKVTGDVNRAGANYAAVLEKAGNIIFTSSRPDSGALDKKGNPYVNKLYTASGSGHEFENSSLVDIPLEKNMDMGVATLSPGGNTMYLTKWTTKNGQKMSAIYESKRSGSSWSEPVKLGANVNADGYSSKEPMLTSDGKYLLFSSDRPGGNGKFDLWYATLQNGTPNAPVNMGNIINSKEDDCAPFYDTRNKMLLFSTNGRVGFGGMDFFSSKGSFGDWVNPVNMGYPLNSPKDDIYFCPNTTDNGMQQGFFSSDRESVCCLEVFTLQKVAKVMMGMVNDCDGGAPLTGAKITLLLQPENKIIDQVVLNETGKYEFEVELDKDYKILAEKENYFSKTISANTATLHTADTLFNPGICLKRYEVGKPIILKDIYYDFDKATLRPQSLVVLDTLYTILVDNPDIEIELSAHTDSKGTDAYNLKLSDARAQSCVDYLISKGISRSRIIAHGYGESMPIAPNTLPNGKDNPDGRQLNRRTEFKVLRNKH comes from the coding sequence ATGAAGAAATTTACTTTTCTATTCGTTATATCCCTTGTAATTGTTAATGCTGCCTTGGCGCAATATGTAGCTGACTACAGAAGGACGGCAGACGTATATTATATGAACAAGGATTTTTATTCTGCCGCCCAATATTATAATAAAGCCCTCAATACCTTCGATACCAAGGAAGCGAAATTCATTCCTTATGTAGTGGATAAAAGTTCGAGGAAGGAAAAGAAGAAAGTGAAAGATTATGAAGAGGTGAAATACAGGCTTGCAGAATCTTACCGCCATTACTACGATTATGCCAGCGCTGAAAAATGGTACGCTTCTATTATAAATGATAATGCTACCGAGGCCGTTGCCATGTTTCCGTTAATAAGGTATCAATATGCAGTATGCTTAAGAGCTTTAGGTCGGTACGATGAAGCCTTGCAGCAATTCAAGCAATTTAAAGAGGAATATAAAGGTTACGATGATTATTCGACCCAAGCCCTTGTTGAAATAGCTACTTGCGAATTTGCAGTTGAAGAAATGAAAAAAACTCCCCGTTTTACTGTAATGAAAGTTACAGGAGATGTAAATCGTGCAGGAGCTAATTATGCTGCTGTCCTGGAAAAAGCCGGGAATATCATTTTTACTTCTTCTAGACCGGATTCCGGGGCTTTAGATAAAAAAGGGAATCCTTATGTTAATAAACTTTATACTGCATCCGGGAGCGGCCATGAATTTGAAAATTCCAGCTTGGTAGATATTCCCCTTGAGAAAAATATGGATATGGGGGTTGCGACATTATCCCCCGGTGGAAACACCATGTACCTTACCAAGTGGACTACGAAGAACGGGCAAAAGATGAGCGCGATTTACGAATCTAAAAGATCGGGAAGCAGCTGGTCAGAGCCGGTAAAATTAGGCGCTAACGTGAATGCAGATGGATATAGCTCCAAGGAGCCAATGCTTACCAGCGACGGTAAATATTTATTGTTTTCATCAGATAGGCCCGGGGGTAACGGTAAGTTTGATCTTTGGTATGCTACCTTGCAAAACGGCACGCCTAACGCCCCGGTAAATATGGGTAATATTATCAATTCTAAAGAAGACGATTGTGCCCCTTTTTATGATACTAGGAATAAAATGTTGCTCTTTAGCACCAATGGCAGAGTCGGTTTCGGGGGGATGGATTTCTTTAGCAGCAAGGGTTCTTTCGGTGATTGGGTAAATCCTGTTAATATGGGATATCCCTTAAATTCCCCGAAGGATGATATATATTTCTGCCCCAATACTACCGATAACGGCATGCAACAAGGATTTTTTAGTTCTGATAGGGAATCGGTTTGCTGTTTGGAAGTATTCACGCTTCAAAAAGTAGCGAAGGTAATGATGGGGATGGTGAATGACTGTGATGGCGGTGCGCCGTTAACAGGAGCTAAAATTACATTGCTGTTACAACCGGAAAATAAAATTATAGATCAAGTCGTATTGAATGAAACCGGGAAGTATGAATTCGAAGTAGAACTTGATAAAGACTACAAGATATTAGCAGAAAAAGAAAATTACTTCTCTAAAACGATCTCTGCTAACACGGCTACATTACACACTGCTGATACGCTGTTTAACCCAGGTATCTGCCTAAAGAGGTATGAAGTGGGTAAACCGATCATCCTTAAGGATATTTATTACGATTTTGATAAAGCCACTTTAAGGCCACAATCTTTAGTGGTACTAGATACTTTATATACCATATTAGTGGACAACCCTGATATTGAAATCGAATTAAGCGCGCATACCGATAGTAAAGGTACGGATGCGTATAACTTGAAATTGTCTGATGCTAGGGCGCAATCTTGCGTAGATTACCTGATCTCGAAAGGGATTAGTAGGTCAAGGATTATTGCACATGGCTACGGGGAGTCGATGCCGATTGCTCCAAATACATTACCGAACGGAAAAGATAATCCTGATGGAAGACAATTAAACCGTAGAACTGAATTTAAGGTGCTTAGAAATAAGCACTAG
- a CDS encoding MATE family efflux transporter, translating to MRLSQRVSRVQRIFGLIGNAITGKEYNYTSGSIKQAIVLLAIPMILEMVMESLFAVVDIYFVSELGKNSIATVGLTESMLMIIYSLAMGIGMAATALVARRTGEKDKDGASRAAAQTLLVGIIVSLLISIPGAFFAPQLLKLMGAGNEVLQVGTSYTRIMLGSNIVITLLFLVNGIFRGAGNAVMAMQSLWLANIINIICCPIFIFGWGPIPAFGLKGAAIATVVGRSTGVIFQLWFLFRGNKNINFNFALFKPNMALMKQVVKIASSAAGQFLINSASWIVLIRIISSFGEAAIAGYTIGIRVVIFSLLPAWGLANAAATLVGQNLGAQQPDRAEQSVYRAAFYNMAVLGTISVFFIVFTKGIIGMFTHEPEVIRYGVDCLRIVSIGFLVYAFGMVIIQSINGAGDTRTPLLINIVGFWLIQIPLAYILAIIFRFGPPGVFIAICIAETVVAAIGFAIFRRGKWKLVHI from the coding sequence ATGCGTCTATCGCAACGAGTTTCCCGTGTGCAAAGGATTTTCGGTTTGATCGGAAATGCCATTACGGGAAAAGAATATAATTATACTTCCGGGAGTATTAAACAGGCTATCGTATTATTAGCTATCCCCATGATCTTGGAGATGGTGATGGAATCACTTTTTGCAGTGGTAGATATCTATTTTGTAAGTGAACTGGGCAAAAATAGTATCGCCACCGTGGGGTTGACGGAATCAATGCTGATGATTATTTATTCATTGGCGATGGGGATCGGTATGGCTGCCACTGCCTTAGTTGCACGTAGAACGGGCGAAAAGGATAAAGATGGCGCTTCCCGCGCCGCTGCGCAAACCTTGTTGGTCGGTATCATTGTTTCGCTTTTAATCTCTATTCCGGGTGCATTCTTTGCCCCGCAGTTATTAAAGTTAATGGGCGCTGGAAATGAAGTCCTGCAAGTCGGAACTTCTTACACTAGGATTATGCTTGGCAGCAATATCGTGATTACCTTATTGTTCCTGGTCAACGGTATTTTCCGGGGAGCGGGCAACGCGGTCATGGCAATGCAGTCCCTATGGTTAGCAAATATCATCAATATCATTTGCTGCCCCATATTCATCTTCGGATGGGGGCCTATACCTGCTTTCGGGTTAAAGGGCGCTGCTATTGCTACGGTTGTAGGGCGTAGCACCGGCGTAATATTCCAGCTATGGTTTCTATTCAGGGGAAATAAGAATATTAATTTCAACTTTGCTTTATTTAAACCTAACATGGCATTGATGAAGCAAGTCGTTAAAATCGCTTCTAGTGCTGCGGGACAATTCCTCATCAACTCGGCAAGTTGGATTGTACTGATCAGGATTATTTCTTCTTTTGGAGAAGCTGCCATCGCCGGTTATACGATCGGTATCAGGGTGGTGATTTTCTCGCTTTTACCGGCATGGGGCTTAGCAAATGCCGCGGCCACGCTTGTCGGGCAGAACCTGGGTGCCCAGCAACCGGACAGGGCAGAGCAATCCGTATACCGGGCCGCCTTTTATAATATGGCGGTACTAGGTACAATTTCTGTCTTTTTCATCGTGTTTACGAAGGGAATTATCGGGATGTTTACCCATGAACCGGAGGTAATTCGCTATGGTGTTGACTGTTTAAGGATTGTAAGCATCGGGTTTTTAGTGTATGCTTTCGGGATGGTCATTATCCAATCAATTAATGGCGCCGGTGATACCAGGACTCCCCTGTTGATTAATATAGTAGGGTTCTGGTTAATACAAATCCCGTTGGCATATATCTTGGCCATTATTTTTCGGTTCGGTCCACCGGGTGTATTCATAGCAATCTGTATCGCAGAAACGGTGGTAGCGGCTATCGGTTTCGCAATATTCCGCCGGGGAAAATGGAAGCTGGTTCACATTTAG